A region of Streptomyces deccanensis DNA encodes the following proteins:
- a CDS encoding nucleoside hydrolase: protein MTRPPIVLDSDPGIDDAVALQYLLGTDLWDFKAYTSVGGNLPAEATYTNARALARALRIDPHVPVHRGAGRPLSRLPYREASAFHGPAGLGGETLPDSTAPHPTESSAQALLRLSREYEGELTVCATGPLTNVAIALLEDPHFAHRVRRFVFMGGAAQVPGNFTPVAEFNIWADPDAAEIVLSSGIPFTMVDLDASHRWLFRPEDLAALEAAGPGTALAARLMRTYMDAYTRHGGDGTCPLHDPLAVGVCGDEAFVEVAEGAVVVECASELTRGQTVFVPAAARRVYYSESPALTARLRATGRVALGPGTRDFSSDFVTTLPRWPATA from the coding sequence GTGACCCGCCCCCCGATCGTCCTGGACAGCGACCCCGGCATCGACGACGCCGTAGCCCTCCAGTACCTCCTGGGCACCGACCTGTGGGATTTCAAGGCATACACCTCCGTCGGCGGCAACCTCCCCGCCGAGGCGACCTACACCAACGCCCGAGCCCTGGCCAGAGCCCTCCGCATCGACCCCCACGTCCCGGTCCACAGAGGCGCCGGCCGCCCCCTCTCCCGCCTCCCCTACCGCGAGGCATCCGCCTTCCACGGCCCCGCGGGCCTCGGCGGCGAAACCCTCCCCGACTCGACGGCCCCCCACCCCACGGAGTCGTCCGCCCAGGCCCTGCTCCGCCTGTCGAGGGAGTACGAGGGCGAGCTGACGGTCTGCGCCACCGGCCCCCTCACCAACGTGGCCATCGCCCTGCTGGAGGACCCGCACTTCGCCCACCGCGTCCGCAGGTTCGTGTTCATGGGCGGCGCCGCCCAGGTCCCTGGCAACTTCACCCCCGTCGCCGAGTTCAACATCTGGGCAGACCCGGACGCCGCCGAGATCGTCCTCTCCTCCGGCATCCCGTTCACCATGGTCGACCTGGACGCCTCGCACCGCTGGCTCTTCCGCCCCGAGGACCTCGCCGCGCTGGAGGCCGCGGGCCCCGGCACCGCCCTCGCCGCGCGGCTGATGCGGACCTACATGGACGCCTACACCCGCCACGGCGGGGACGGCACCTGTCCGCTGCACGATCCGCTGGCCGTGGGCGTGTGCGGTGACGAGGCGTTCGTCGAGGTGGCCGAGGGTGCCGTCGTCGTGGAGTGCGCGAGCGAACTCACGCGCGGCCAGACCGTGTTCGTGCCGGCCGCCGCCCGGCGCGTCTACTACTCCGAGTCCCCTGCCCTGACCGCCCGTCTGCGCGCCACCGGCCGCGTCGCGCTCGGGCCGGGCACCCGCGACTTCAGCTCGGACTTCGTGACGACGCTGCCCAGGTGGCCTGCGACGGCCTGA
- the mctP gene encoding monocarboxylate uptake permease MctP, which translates to MKDGVNGVALAVFIFFFLAVTVMGFLAARWRKAENEHSLDEWGLGGRSFGTWITWFLLGGDLYTAYTFVAVPAAIYAAGAAGFFAVPYTILVYPLIFTFLPRLWSVSHKHGYVTTSDFVRGRFGSKGLSLAVALTGILATMPYIALQLVGIQAVLDVMGVGGGEDTNWFIKDLPLLIAFGVLAAYTYSSGLRAPALIAFVKDTLIYIVIAVAIIYIPIKLGGFDDIFAKAGEAYSQTNPATDKPRGALVPGDANQWTYATLALGSALALFMYPHSITATLSSKSREVIRRNTTILPLYSLMLGLLALLGFMAIAAGVQVQNGQLAIPQLFETMFPDWFAGVAFAAIGIGALVPAAIMSIAAANLFTRNIYKDFIKPDATPAQETKVSKLVSLLVKVGALAFVLTMDKTVAINFQLLGGIWILQTFPALVGGLFTRWFHRWALIAGWAVGMLYGTIAAYGVASPTQKHFGGSSAEIPGIGEIGYIGLTAFVLNVVVTVILTFVLRAAKAPDGIDETRPQDYTADAGDPGVQVELPPATAGSSH; encoded by the coding sequence GTGAAGGACGGCGTGAACGGCGTGGCACTCGCCGTCTTCATCTTCTTCTTCCTGGCCGTCACGGTCATGGGCTTCCTGGCCGCGCGCTGGCGCAAGGCCGAGAACGAGCACAGCCTCGACGAATGGGGCCTCGGCGGCCGGTCGTTCGGCACCTGGATCACCTGGTTCCTGCTGGGCGGCGACCTCTACACGGCGTACACCTTCGTGGCGGTCCCGGCGGCGATCTACGCGGCGGGCGCGGCGGGCTTCTTCGCGGTGCCGTACACGATCCTCGTGTACCCGCTGATCTTCACGTTCCTGCCCCGCCTGTGGTCGGTCTCCCACAAGCACGGCTACGTGACGACCTCGGACTTCGTCCGCGGCCGCTTCGGCTCGAAGGGCCTGTCGCTGGCGGTCGCGCTGACCGGCATCCTCGCGACGATGCCGTACATCGCCCTGCAACTCGTGGGCATCCAGGCCGTCCTGGACGTGATGGGCGTCGGCGGCGGTGAGGACACCAACTGGTTCATCAAGGACCTGCCGCTGCTGATCGCGTTCGGTGTCCTGGCGGCCTACACCTACTCCTCCGGCCTGCGGGCCCCCGCGCTGATCGCGTTCGTGAAGGACACCCTGATCTACATCGTCATCGCGGTGGCGATCATCTACATCCCGATCAAGCTCGGCGGCTTCGACGACATCTTCGCCAAGGCGGGCGAGGCCTACAGCCAGACCAACCCGGCGACGGACAAGCCGCGCGGCGCGCTCGTCCCGGGCGACGCCAACCAGTGGACGTACGCGACACTGGCCCTCGGCTCGGCGCTGGCGCTCTTCATGTACCCGCACTCGATCACGGCGACGCTGTCGTCCAAGAGCCGTGAGGTCATCCGCCGCAACACCACGATCCTGCCGCTGTACTCCCTGATGCTGGGCCTGCTGGCCCTGCTGGGGTTCATGGCGATCGCGGCCGGGGTCCAGGTGCAGAACGGCCAACTCGCGATCCCGCAGCTGTTCGAGACGATGTTCCCGGACTGGTTCGCGGGTGTGGCCTTCGCGGCCATCGGCATCGGCGCCCTGGTCCCGGCGGCGATCATGTCCATCGCGGCGGCGAACCTCTTCACCCGCAACATCTACAAGGACTTCATCAAGCCGGACGCCACGCCCGCGCAGGAGACCAAGGTCTCCAAGCTGGTGTCCCTGCTGGTGAAGGTGGGTGCGCTGGCCTTCGTGCTCACCATGGACAAGACGGTCGCCATCAACTTCCAGCTCCTGGGCGGCATCTGGATCCTCCAGACCTTCCCGGCCCTGGTCGGCGGCCTGTTCACCCGCTGGTTCCACCGCTGGGCCCTCATCGCGGGCTGGGCGGTCGGCATGCTGTACGGGACGATCGCCGCGTACGGGGTGGCCTCGCCGACCCAGAAGCACTTCGGCGGCTCGTCCGCCGAGATCCCCGGCATCGGCGAGATCGGCTACATCGGCCTGACGGCCTTCGTCCTCAACGTCGTGGTCACGGTGATCCTCACCTTCGTCCTACGGGCCGCGAAGGCTCCCGACGGCATCGACGAGACCAGGCCCCAGGACTACACGGCGGACGCGGGCGACCCGGGCGTCCAGGTCGAACTGCCTCCGGCGACGGCGGGCTCGAGCCACTAG
- a CDS encoding GNAT family N-acetyltransferase: MDITIRPAAPDEYAALGEITAQAYLGDGLLDFGESDRYLDELRDVAKRAAEAEVLVAVADGQVLGGVTFVPAGGPMADIARAGEAEIRMLAVSPEARGRGVGEALVRACLERARAVEGCVRVVLSTQRSMHAAHRIYGRLGFTRTPERDWNPLPDLLDITLITYELTL; the protein is encoded by the coding sequence ATGGACATCACGATCAGGCCGGCGGCTCCCGACGAGTACGCCGCGCTCGGCGAGATCACCGCCCAGGCCTACCTCGGAGACGGACTGCTGGACTTCGGGGAGAGCGACCGGTACCTCGACGAGCTGCGGGACGTGGCGAAGCGGGCGGCCGAGGCCGAGGTGCTCGTCGCGGTCGCGGACGGGCAGGTGCTGGGCGGGGTGACCTTCGTCCCCGCGGGCGGGCCCATGGCCGACATCGCCCGCGCGGGGGAGGCCGAGATACGGATGCTCGCGGTGTCCCCGGAAGCCCGAGGGCGGGGTGTCGGCGAGGCACTCGTGCGGGCCTGCCTGGAGCGTGCCCGCGCCGTCGAGGGCTGTGTGCGCGTCGTTCTGTCGACCCAGCGGAGCATGCACGCGGCCCATCGCATCTACGGACGGCTGGGCTTCACTCGCACACCTGAGCGCGACTGGAACCCCCTCCCCGACCTTCTCGACATCACGCTGATCACCTATGAGTTGACGCTCTGA
- a CDS encoding DUF3311 domain-containing protein, with translation MSEAPEVRPPGAPVVTPVRVVIAVCLIAPFVAMLWVGSYAKTDPAFIGIPFFYWYQMAWVLISTALTGTAYVLWRRDQRARRSETQGGGAAK, from the coding sequence ATGTCAGAAGCACCCGAAGTGAGACCACCGGGGGCCCCGGTGGTGACACCTGTCAGGGTGGTCATCGCCGTGTGTCTGATCGCCCCGTTCGTGGCGATGCTCTGGGTCGGCTCGTACGCCAAGACGGACCCGGCGTTCATCGGCATCCCCTTCTTCTACTGGTACCAGATGGCCTGGGTGCTCATCTCCACCGCGCTGACCGGCACCGCGTACGTCCTGTGGCGGCGTGACCAGCGCGCCCGCAGGTCCGAGACACAGGGCGGGGGTGCCGCGAAGTGA